The stretch of DNA GAAATGATTTTTTCCTGAAAACGTCTAATATTAAAAACCCATTCTGTCAAAGACAAGAGAGGTTCTGATTTTATAACGGAGCTGTGTGGAGCCGGGCGGGCGGTGGCGTGCTTCTGCTCATCGCCCACCGCAGGCAGCGCTGCTTGGTGCTTGGATCTTCAGGCTCTTCAGGCTCCAGCAGAAGTTTTGTTCTTCATCTTGTGCAACGCAAGATTTGCATATTGGTTAAGATACATGTTCCAGACCACGATGACAGCTTTTGGCTGTAGACGTTGGTGtgttcctcttctttcctcttccgTTAGCTTTTCTGTTTGAGGTCACCAAACAAACAAGCTGACGGTGTTGAAACCACACGGAGGGACCATAATTAGGTTTTGTCAGTCTTCCTCTGCTCACATTGTGACTGTAAAGCTGAGCCACGTACTGCGTCTCAAGGGTCAGCGTCGTCCCACGAGCAGCTTTAGCCTTAACCACGGTCGCCACATGTGTGCTGGACTCAGGAATTGGACGTGgacacttctgctgctgctgctgctgctgctgcctctgaacGGTGAGGAAGGGCAACGTGTGTCTGATTGAACTGGCTTGAATCTTGGGCCTCACTGAGCTTGTTTGTTTCAGGTATCCGCACCGACTATGGCGTCGAATATCCGCTGGCTAATATCTGCGTGCTGGAGAACTCCAGCGTCTTCATTCCATGTACCTTTTTTTACCCCACCAGATATTCGGTGACCAGGGTCATGTGGGGTCATGAAAGAAATGATCTTTTTTATGGTCCGTTTTTATATGACAGCGACAACTTAAATTTGACCTCGAGGTTTCGGTATAAcggtgacaaaaaaaacaactgttctTTTACAATACAAAATATCGGGCGCAACGATTCAGGGAAATACGCGTTTAGATTCGAGACCACCGAAGATACTGGCAAATTTACAGGCATAACCGGATCAGTGCTGCAAGTTCTTGGTAagtttttgctttgatttcatGCTCTTTGGTGGAAACCTTGATGTTACAGACTCTCTTTCTGATCTGCTAGAATTGTTGGTGAGGAGGTTGCAGCCCAGCGTGGGCGGAACAATAAAGGAAGGCGACTCTGTTCGCCTGGTATGTGAGAACCCCTGCAATAGAACCCATCAGTCCATTACCTGGTTTAAGAACGGAGCTCCTGTCAGAAATGGATCCAAGCTGGACTTGGGTCCCGTGTCGCCCTCAGACTCTGGGAACTACACTTGCTCTCTGAGCGACCACCCGGGAACGACCACGGCGGCCGTGCATGTGGACGTGGAATGTGAGAACAGGAAACAGAATCACAGTTTTACAAAATTAAAGTCAACCCGGCGACTGATGCCGAATGTTTCCTTTCAGACGGGCCCAAGAACACGAGAGCCAGTCCACCGATGGAGATAGATAGTGGCACAAGAGTCTCCTTGGTCTGCCAGAGTCTTGCAAACCCCCCCGTTAAGAGTTACGTCTGGTTTAGAATCATGGACGG from Takifugu flavidus isolate HTHZ2018 chromosome 18, ASM371156v2, whole genome shotgun sequence encodes:
- the LOC130515402 gene encoding sialic acid-binding Ig-like lectin 12 isoform X2, with the translated sequence MCAGLRNWTWTLLLLLLLLLPLNGIRTDYGVEYPLANICVLENSSVFIPCTFFYPTRYSVTRVMWGHERNDLFYGPFLYDSDNLNLTSRFRYNGDKKNNCSFTIQNIGRNDSGKYAFRFETTEDTGKFTGITGSVLQVLELLVRRLQPSVGGTIKEGDSVRLVCENPCNRTHQSITWFKNGAPVRNGSKLDLGPVSPSDSGNYTCSLSDHPGTTTAAVHVDVEYGPKNTRASPPMEIDSGTRVSLVCQSLANPPVKSYVWFRIMDGVQEVGNQSVWDTSENGEYFCRATNKHGSQNSSIVTVEIKGIGHYSTYIMIPIGLLLVLIIVAVVAMRFKKNTKRVREAEGGEDCPTYTNCRISQLAERNQEVRTAEVSEVIYSRTAPSHLPAAGRKRRSFIPMK
- the LOC130515402 gene encoding sialic acid-binding Ig-like lectin 12 isoform X1, with the protein product MCAGLRNWTWTLLLLLLLLLPLNGIRTDYGVEYPLANICVLENSSVFIPCTFFYPTRYSVTRVMWGHERNDLFYGPFLYDSDNLNLTSRFRYNGDKKNNCSFTIQNIGRNDSGKYAFRFETTEDTGKFTGITGSVLQVLELLVRRLQPSVGGTIKEGDSVRLVCENPCNRTHQSITWFKNGAPVRNGSKLDLGPVSPSDSGNYTCSLSDHPGTTTAAVHVDVEYGPKNTRASPPMEIDSGTRVSLVCQSLANPPVKSYVWFRIMDGVQEVGNQSVWDTSENGEYFCRATNKHGSQNSSIVTVEIKGIGHYSTYIMIPIGLLLVLIIVAVVAMRFKKNTKRVREAEGGEDCPNQTYTNCRISQLAERNQEVRTAEVSEVIYSRTAPSHLPAAGRKRRSFIPMK